The region CAGCCATAGCAAATGGTTACATCGCTGGAGTAGGTCCAGGAAAAAGCGCGACAAAACACGTATTACCGCAATCAGCAAGTGATTTTATTTATGCGATTATACTAGAGGAATTTGGAATTATAGGAGGTCTTTTTATACTTGCCTTGTACCTGTTTTTTCTATTTAGGTTGATCATCATTTCTACAAAGGCCAGCTCGATTTTTGGGCAGTTACTGGTCATAGGTGTTGGTTTTCCTATTGTTTTTCAGGCATTGACAAATATGGCTGTAGCGGTTAATTTAATTCCCGTTACTGGGCAGACCTTACCATTGATAAGTAGTGGTGGTACTTCTATATTAATGACTTGTATGGCCATAGGAATCGTGTTGAGTGTCAGTGCAAAACGAGAAGAGACTATTGCTCAAGAAAAAGTAAAAGAAGAAGAAATGAACCCCTTAGATGTACTCAGTGAAGCCATATAAAATAATCATATCAGGTGGAGGAACAGGTGGACATATCTACCCGGCGATTTCTATTGCAAATGAATGCAAGAGAAGATGGGCAGACTGTGAGATACTATTTGTGGGTGCAAAGGATCGTATGGAAATGGAAAAAGTGCCTGCCGCAGGTTATCAAATCAAAGGCCTATGGATCAGTGGTATTCAAAGAAGTCTTTCTCTTAAAAATCTGGCTTTTCCATTTAAAGTGATCAAGAGTCTTTATGACGCACGCAAAATCATTGAAAAATTCCAACCAGATATTGCCGTAGGGACTGGAGGGTTTGCTAGTGGACCACTTCTTTTTATGGCTCATAAAATGAGAATCCCAACGCTTATTCAAGAACAAAATTCCTATCCAGGAATCACTAATAAATTACTGAGTAAAAGAGTCCATAAAATTTGTGTAGCCAGTAATGGCCTCGAGCGGTTTTTCCCTAAAGATAAGCTCGTTTTAACCGGTAATCCGGTACGTCAGGATCTGCTCGATAGTTCTCATTTAAGAGAAGAAGCAATAGCTCACTTTCAATTAGATGCTCATAAAAAAACCTTATTGGTGCTGGGAGGAAGCCTTGGAGCAAGAAGAGTGAATCAATTGATTGAAAGTCAATTGCACGCATTGAAAGAAGAGGTGCAAATCATTTGGCAATGCGGTAAATTCTATTACGAAGAATACAAAAATAAAAACCAAGAAAGCGTTCACGTTCACGCCTTTTTAGACAGAATGGATCTCGCCTACGCAGCAGCAGATTTTATCATCTCGCGTGCTGGAGCTGGTTCTATTTCAGAGCTTTGTATAGTCGGAAAACCAGTGATTTTCATTCCGTCACCACATGTGGCAGAAGATCATCAGACTAAAAACGCACAAGCAATAATTGAGAAAGATGCTGCATTAATGATTAAAGAAGAAGATCTTGATCAGAATTTCACAACACTTTGGAAGGGGTTGTATGCTGATCTAGAATTACAGAAAAAACTTTCTGAAAACATAAAAAAACTTGCGCTTCCAGACGCTACAAAATCTATTGTTAACGAATTAGAGCAATTACTCCAATGAAAGAGTTAGAACACATATCACATTTTTATTTCATCGGGATAGGTGGAATTGGGATGAGTGCGCTGGCTCGTTACCTAAATGAACAAGGGAAAAAAGTAGCCGGTTACGATCGCGTTGCTACTTCTTTGACTGAAAAATTAGAGGCAGAGGGAATCGCTATTCATTATGTAGACCATTTTGAAATGATTCCTGAGGCATTCAAAAACTCAAAAACGGCACAAGTTGTTTACACTCCTGCTGTGCCAGTTGGTTTTGGAGAATTAGTCCGCTTTCGCGAAAGCGGAGTCAGCACCATCAAACGTGCACAACTCCTAGGTCAGATTTCTAGAACGATGACTTGTCTAGCCATTGCTGGAACTCATGGAAAAACAACTACAAGTGCTATATTGGCTCATTTACTTTACAAAAGCGATGTCAAGATAACAGCCTTCTTAGGGGGGATTTTAGAAGAATACCACACCAATTATATTTGTTCTGGAACAGATGTTATGGTCGTTGAAGCAGACGAATTCGACCGTTCCTTCATGCAATTGGATCCAGATATTGCGGGAATTACATCCATGGATGCAGATCATCTGGATATTTATGGAGATGCAGCGACCTTTGAAAAGACCTTTCATGATTTTGCAGCTCTACTGAAAGGTAAAACTTTGTTGATCAATGAACAACTAGATGTAAAAGGGCTCCAAGTTGGACTTGACTCTGGAGTGTACCTAGCGCTTAACGAAGTGATCATAGACGGTGCGTACCATTTTGATTTTAAAACTCCTCAAGGTGTTCTAGAAAAATGCTTTTTAAAGTTACCCGGCAGGCACAACCTGAGTAATGCACTAATGGCTATGGCGGTAGCTTTAGAATACGGAGCAGATGCTGGAAAAATCCAATTGGCTTTAGCCTCTTTTCCTGGAGTAGAGCGCAGGTTTACGTACCGCATTGATACGGACAAACGAGTATTGATAGACGACTATGCTCATCATCCTACAGAGATCAATGCAGTGTTTCAAGCCGTTTCAGAAATGTATCCAGAAGAGAAGAAGTTAGTCGTGTTTCAACCGCATTTATTCTCTAGGACGCGGGATTTTATGGACGAATTTGCGCAAGCTTTAAGTCAGTTCGACAAAGTGGGCTTGTTAGATATTTATCCAGCAAGAGAACTTCCTATTGAAGGAATTCATTCAGAACTGTTGTGTCAAAAAATCAATTCGTTAGAAAATGCACCAGAAGTAGTTAGGCTAGTAGAGAAGAAAGATCTCGAAGAATTTATCGAGGAAATGGACATACGAGTTGTCTTGATGTTAGGTGCTGGTGATATAAGTGTAGAAATAAATCAACTCACTAAAAAATGGGGCCATGCATAAACTAAAGAACATTATTAGGTTGGTGCTGGTTATCTTATTGGTAATAAGCCTTTATGCTTTTGCGTCAAGCAGATATAGTACCAGAAAATTAAAATCCATAAGCATCACATTTACAGACTATAGCGATCCTTTGATTTCAGAAAAGAACGTTAATAAATTGTTGATACAAAATAATGATTCTCTTAAGAACCTGAACATAGAAAATCTAGATTTGAATAAGACTGAATTACGACTTGTTCAAAATGCAATGATCAGAGATGCAGAGGTTTCTGTTTCTCTTGATGGATGGCTTAAAGTTGTTGTGCAACCTAGAAAGCCTATTGCAAGGATCATGGGAAAAACAAATGCTTATCTCGACCAGGATAATTTAATCATGCCACTATCAAAAGAGCATACAGCAAATGTTCCTTTGATATATGGGTACCGGGAGAACGTACAGGATAAGACCTTTGATTTGATCAATTTTATTAAAGAGGATGAGTTGTTAAAAGCATCTTTTACTCAAGTAGTATTTGATAAAATAGATGAGGTGACCTTATCGGTAAGAGCTTTTGATTTTAAAGTGAAGTTAGGAAAAGTAGAAAAGCTCGATCATAAGATGATGAATTACAAAGCCTTTCTTGCAAAGATGCAAAAGGATAACGGATTGAGCGAGATCAAATCAATAGACTTGCGATTTGACAACCAAGTAGTAGTAATAAAAAAGTAGGAAAATGGAACAACAAGAATATGCAGTAGGACTGGATATAGGTACAACTAAGATTGTAGCTATGATCGGTCGTAAGAATGAATACGGCAAACTTGAGATTCTAGGGGTAGGGAGATCAAAAAGTTTGGGTGTACATCGCGGGGTGGTAAATAACATTACTCAAACCATTAATTCCATACAACAAGCGGTAAGCCAAGCAGAAGCGGTAAGTGGGATTAAAATAAAAGATGTGACCGTAGGAATTGCAGGACAGCATATACGCAGTTTGCAACACAGTGATTACATCACTAGAGCAGACAGTGAAGTCGTTATTGATCAAGATGACATTGCAAACCTTTGCAATCAGGTGTTTAAACTAGTCATGCTTCCTGGAGAAGAAATTATTCATGTGCTTCCTCAAGAATATAAAATTGATGGACAGTCCGACGTGAAGGAACCTGTAGGAATGTACGGTGGTCGTTTAGAAGCAAATTTTCATGTTGTAGTCGGTCAGGTAGCCTCTATACGCAATATTTATAGATGTGTAAAAAGTGCCGATCTTGAATTAAAGAGAATAACCCTAGAACCACTTGCAAGTGCAGATGCAGTCTTGAGTCAAGAAGAAAAAGAAGCTGGAGTTGCTTTAATCGATATAGGTGGTGGAACTACAGATCTTGCCATTTTTAAAGATGGGATCATACGCCATACGGCTGTAATTCCTCAAGGTGGTAACATCATTACTCAGGACATTAAGGAAGGTTGCTCGATCATAGAAAAACAAGCAGAGCTGCTCAAAACAAAATTTGGTAGTGCGTGGCCTGGTGAGAATAAAGAAAATGAAATAGTCTCTATTCCTGGATTAAGAGGTCGTGAGCCTAAGGAGATCACACTTAAAAACTTGAGTAAAATCATTCACGCTCGTGTTATTGAGATATTAGAAACGGTTTTTGTAGAGATTAAAAACTACGGGCATGATGAGCCTAAAAAGCAATTGATCGCAGGAGTAGTGTTAACAGGTGGAGGAAGCCAATTAAAGCATATCAAACAATTAGCAGAGTATGTGACAGGAATGCCTAGCAGAATAGGATATCCCAATGAGCATCTCGCTGGTGATAGCGATACAGAAAGTACCAGCCCATTATTTGCAACAGCAGTAGGATTGGTAATGAAAGGTCTAGAAGGACAATTTGAAGAAGATGAAGAAGAAGCAGTAGAAGAAGAAACAGTTCTAGAGCAATCAACAGAAGAAGGAGAAGAAACAGACGAAGAATCTTCAACTATTTCGGATGAAGTAAAAAAGAAAGGAATTTTTGACGCTTGGGCAACTAGGTTTAAAGACTTTCTAGATAAAGCAGAGTAATGCAGTTAAGATTGCTCGCTTGCAACAGATAATTAGGAATATCGTGGTGAAACGACCACAAAGCTTAAACCATAAAGTAGCCATATTATGAGTGAAGAATTTAACAGCATCGCCTTTGATTTGCCTAAAAACAAATCAAACGTAATCAAAGTCATCGGAGTAGGTGGTGGTGGTAGCAATGCCATCAAACACATGTACCAGCAGGGCATTAAAGGAGTAGACTTTGTCATCTGCAATACAGATTCACAAGCCCTTGAAAACAGCCCTGTGCCTAATAAAATACAATTAGGAGTGACTTTAACCGAAGGCTTAGGAGCTGGGGCAAATCCTGAAGTGGGGGAACGAGCAGCACAAGAAAGTATAGAAGATGTTAGGGCACTCTTAGATTCTAATACTAAAATGGTATTCATTACCGCTGGAATGGGTGGAGGAACTGGAACAGGAGCTGCTCCAGTAATCGCACAAATAGCGCGCGATATGGACATTCTTACTGTCGGTATCGTCACAACTCCTTTCCAGTTTGAAGGAAAAGTGCGTAATCAGCAAGCGCAAAAAGGAATAGAAAAATTCCGCAAGAGTGTGGATTCATTGATTATTATCAATAATAATAAATTGAGAGACGTGTATGGAAACTTAGGTTTTAAAGCAGGATTCTCTAAAGCTGATGAGGTACTTGCTACTGCCTCAAGAGGTATTGCAGAGGTGATCACAAATCATTACACTCAAAACATTGATTTACATGACGCAAGAACAGTACTAGCAAATAGTGGTACTGCTATTATGGGAAGCGCACAATCCACTGGCGCTAACCGCGCTCAAGAAGGAATTCTTAAGGCTTTAGACTCTCCTTTGTTGAATGATAATAAAATTGAAGGCGCTACCAACGTGTTGCTATTGATCGTCTCTGGGACAGAAGAAATTACTATTGATGAAATAGGTGAAATAAATGAACACATACAGAATGAAGCTGGTGGTGTAGCAAATATCATTATGGGTGTAGGAGAAGACGAAGCTTTAGGTGACGCGATTTCCATCACTGTTATTGCTACAGGATTTGATGTTGAGCAACAAAATGAAATATCCAATACAGAAGCTAAGCGCATTATCCATACACTGGAAGAGGAGCAACGCGCTACAGCAATTTTAGAAGAGAAGACTAGCAATGTGATTGCTGGTGAATTAATCATGGATCTGGACGAGGAAATAGAAGAGGATCCCGCTTTCGCGAAAGCGGAACAAGCACCAAAAACAGCCCGACCTTCAGAACCTGCTGAGCCATTAATTATCGTTCATGAACTAGGAGATGAAGAGGTAGAGGAAACAATTGCACCTGTAGTAGAAGAAAACACATTGATTCCTACCACAGAATTTATAGAAAACCTCAATGTGGTGTACGAAGAAGTGCTGGATCAGGCTCAGGAATTTGTCATCAAAGAAGTGTCGTCTATTGAGGTCGCTTCAGAAATCACAGAGGAAGAAGAGAAAGATCAGTTTTTCTTAGATTTTGACATGCCTTTATCAGCACAGTTACAAGACAAAGATGAGCCAGCTATTACCTATCAACTAGAAGATATTGAAGTAAACGATCCTATTAATGTGGTTCCAGTAACAGAGTTTTCTAACGAAGGTGAAAAAAAGTATTCTTTGGAAGATTATATGGAGGTAGAAGATCAATTGAACGCCGCAAAACCTGCAGAGTCTAAAGAGTCTAAAGAGAATGTAGTAGCAGAGTCAGAAATAAAGATCCTGACCAAAGAAGTGGAACAAACTTCTAAACAAGTGGATCAAGAGGTTCGTAAAAATGTGGAACCTACTGATCTGCCTCTTAATGAAGCTTTAGTACTTAGAGCAGAAGAACGCAAGCGTAAGATGCACGCTTATAATTTTAAGTTCAAGAGCTCTCATAGACTAGATGAGATAGAGAAGAAACCAGCCTATTTAAGGCATGGTGTAGAGCTGGATAAATTACCAGAAGAAAGAGATAGATCAAGAACAACACTTTCTACAGATGAGAATAACGAGATCCAGTTGCGTACTAATAATAATTCTTTTTTACATGATAATGTAGACTAGCAATAGTTTCTATAAAACACAAACTGCCCAAATACTGTAATGGTTTTTGGGTTTTTTTATGTTTCACAAAATCGTACTTTTGGTTTGTGGATCAGACGATGTATATGCAGCCGTCAACAGGACCCAAATAGAATGCTTTACCAATAATAAAAATAGGATTATGAGTTT is a window of Nonlabens sp. MB-3u-79 DNA encoding:
- the murG gene encoding undecaprenyldiphospho-muramoylpentapeptide beta-N-acetylglucosaminyltransferase, with the protein product MKPYKIIISGGGTGGHIYPAISIANECKRRWADCEILFVGAKDRMEMEKVPAAGYQIKGLWISGIQRSLSLKNLAFPFKVIKSLYDARKIIEKFQPDIAVGTGGFASGPLLFMAHKMRIPTLIQEQNSYPGITNKLLSKRVHKICVASNGLERFFPKDKLVLTGNPVRQDLLDSSHLREEAIAHFQLDAHKKTLLVLGGSLGARRVNQLIESQLHALKEEVQIIWQCGKFYYEEYKNKNQESVHVHAFLDRMDLAYAAADFIISRAGAGSISELCIVGKPVIFIPSPHVAEDHQTKNAQAIIEKDAALMIKEEDLDQNFTTLWKGLYADLELQKKLSENIKKLALPDATKSIVNELEQLLQ
- the murC gene encoding UDP-N-acetylmuramate--L-alanine ligase; its protein translation is MKELEHISHFYFIGIGGIGMSALARYLNEQGKKVAGYDRVATSLTEKLEAEGIAIHYVDHFEMIPEAFKNSKTAQVVYTPAVPVGFGELVRFRESGVSTIKRAQLLGQISRTMTCLAIAGTHGKTTTSAILAHLLYKSDVKITAFLGGILEEYHTNYICSGTDVMVVEADEFDRSFMQLDPDIAGITSMDADHLDIYGDAATFEKTFHDFAALLKGKTLLINEQLDVKGLQVGLDSGVYLALNEVIIDGAYHFDFKTPQGVLEKCFLKLPGRHNLSNALMAMAVALEYGADAGKIQLALASFPGVERRFTYRIDTDKRVLIDDYAHHPTEINAVFQAVSEMYPEEKKLVVFQPHLFSRTRDFMDEFAQALSQFDKVGLLDIYPARELPIEGIHSELLCQKINSLENAPEVVRLVEKKDLEEFIEEMDIRVVLMLGAGDISVEINQLTKKWGHA
- a CDS encoding cell division protein FtsQ/DivIB, producing the protein MHKLKNIIRLVLVILLVISLYAFASSRYSTRKLKSISITFTDYSDPLISEKNVNKLLIQNNDSLKNLNIENLDLNKTELRLVQNAMIRDAEVSVSLDGWLKVVVQPRKPIARIMGKTNAYLDQDNLIMPLSKEHTANVPLIYGYRENVQDKTFDLINFIKEDELLKASFTQVVFDKIDEVTLSVRAFDFKVKLGKVEKLDHKMMNYKAFLAKMQKDNGLSEIKSIDLRFDNQVVVIKK
- the ftsA gene encoding cell division protein FtsA, translated to MEQQEYAVGLDIGTTKIVAMIGRKNEYGKLEILGVGRSKSLGVHRGVVNNITQTINSIQQAVSQAEAVSGIKIKDVTVGIAGQHIRSLQHSDYITRADSEVVIDQDDIANLCNQVFKLVMLPGEEIIHVLPQEYKIDGQSDVKEPVGMYGGRLEANFHVVVGQVASIRNIYRCVKSADLELKRITLEPLASADAVLSQEEKEAGVALIDIGGGTTDLAIFKDGIIRHTAVIPQGGNIITQDIKEGCSIIEKQAELLKTKFGSAWPGENKENEIVSIPGLRGREPKEITLKNLSKIIHARVIEILETVFVEIKNYGHDEPKKQLIAGVVLTGGGSQLKHIKQLAEYVTGMPSRIGYPNEHLAGDSDTESTSPLFATAVGLVMKGLEGQFEEDEEEAVEEETVLEQSTEEGEETDEESSTISDEVKKKGIFDAWATRFKDFLDKAE
- the ftsZ gene encoding cell division protein FtsZ codes for the protein MSEEFNSIAFDLPKNKSNVIKVIGVGGGGSNAIKHMYQQGIKGVDFVICNTDSQALENSPVPNKIQLGVTLTEGLGAGANPEVGERAAQESIEDVRALLDSNTKMVFITAGMGGGTGTGAAPVIAQIARDMDILTVGIVTTPFQFEGKVRNQQAQKGIEKFRKSVDSLIIINNNKLRDVYGNLGFKAGFSKADEVLATASRGIAEVITNHYTQNIDLHDARTVLANSGTAIMGSAQSTGANRAQEGILKALDSPLLNDNKIEGATNVLLLIVSGTEEITIDEIGEINEHIQNEAGGVANIIMGVGEDEALGDAISITVIATGFDVEQQNEISNTEAKRIIHTLEEEQRATAILEEKTSNVIAGELIMDLDEEIEEDPAFAKAEQAPKTARPSEPAEPLIIVHELGDEEVEETIAPVVEENTLIPTTEFIENLNVVYEEVLDQAQEFVIKEVSSIEVASEITEEEEKDQFFLDFDMPLSAQLQDKDEPAITYQLEDIEVNDPINVVPVTEFSNEGEKKYSLEDYMEVEDQLNAAKPAESKESKENVVAESEIKILTKEVEQTSKQVDQEVRKNVEPTDLPLNEALVLRAEERKRKMHAYNFKFKSSHRLDEIEKKPAYLRHGVELDKLPEERDRSRTTLSTDENNEIQLRTNNNSFLHDNVD